Genomic DNA from Fusarium keratoplasticum isolate Fu6.1 chromosome 2, whole genome shotgun sequence:
GCCATGCGACCGAGGGCGGCCCTCTTGAGCTGCTTGCACTGGAAGAGCGACTGGCCGTACTTGAGCAGGCGGACATAGTCGCGGGAGATGGTCTCGATCAGGTGCTTGGCGGTGGAgagctggccgagggcgaTCTTGAAGTGGTCGGCATCGTAGAGGGTGTTGAGGAGATCCTTGTGGAACGGGTGGATGTCCTGCAGTCGGGGGAAGCTCTCGAGGATGGCGCCGAACTTTTCAGAAAAGGTCTCCTGGGTGAACTTGACCTTGCGAGTGTAAAAGGCTAGACGTGGAAGTGTGAGCGACCTATATTGGGTGTCGTGGTTGTTTTATCAGTGCTCACCTCGAATACGGCTGATTTTGAAGCCGGCGCGAATCTGCGTGGGCAGCTTGCGCTGAGTCCGGCTCAGCACGATGTCCAGGAACTCCTGCTGAGTAGGAACCGGGGGGATATCCTTCCAGGTCGTCTTCATGATGGGCGATCTGTCGGATAATTCGATATGATTTTGTATTGGAGcgacagaggaggagacaCTCGACGCTTGAAGGAGGATAATGGCAAATTCAGTTGGGCGGtcaattttttttttactcgTGTTATCGATAAGTGGGCGTGCGCGCGAGGGGAAGACGGGGCCTCTGATTGGTTGAGGCCAATTGGCATCTGGATCTCAACCCCGCTAAACCCCGCCGCCATACATTGAGCGCCAGCAGGTGAGGGTCAACACCAATCGAAGCCATTTTGCTTTGGATGGAGGGGCTATCGCAACTGCAAAAACTTTGATCTCTACCATATCGACCGACAAGAGATTATCTTCTGTTCATCAATTTCACACCTCAACATGTCTCAGCTCGCCCCCTACAAGCAAGACTTCCTCcaggccgccatcgccggcgaGATCCTCAAGTTTGGCAGCTTCGAGCTCAAGTCGAAGCGCATCTCGCCCTACTTCTTCAACGCCGGCCTCTTCCACACTGCCCGCCTCGCCGGCACCATCGCCACTGCGTTCGCCAAgtccatcgccgaggcccaGCAGCAGACCGGTCTCGACTTCGACATCATCTTTGGCCCCGCCTACAAGGGCATCCCCCTTGCCTCGTCCATCGCCGTCAAGCTCGGCGAGCTGGCTCCCGAGAACCTGGACCGCGTGTCGTACTCTTTTGACcgcaaggaggccaaggaccaTGGTGAGGGAGGCAACATTGTTGGTGCTCccctcaagggcaagaagatcCTGATTGTCGACGACGTCATCACTGCCGGCACAGCCAAGAGGGAGGCCATTGACAAGATCCGCAAGGAGGGCGGTATCGTCGTTGGTATCGTCGTTGCTCTGGACCGCATGGAGAAGCTCCCTGCCACCGATGGTGACGAGTCCAAGCCTGGCCCCAGTGCCATTGGTGAGCTTCGCAAGGAGTACGGCATCCCCATCTTTGCGATCCTGACCCTGGACGACATCATCGCCGGCATGAAGAGCTTCGCTTCCGAGGACGACATCAAGCGAACCGAAGAGTACCGCCTCAAGTACAAGGCCAGCGACTAAACGCCACGGGAGTCGAGCAATGGGTTAAAGGAACGATGTTACGATACTAAAAATGGTCACCAGGAAAGAGAATTGGGCAATCAAAAGGGAGATAGAGTGTGAAACGCAAAAAAAGTTATAGACCAGCTATCTCATTATTTTAGATGACTCGGTTGTGCGAGCAATTGGCCGTGGTACAAAGATGAAGCAAATACCTGCGGCTTCTCCTGAGCTGATACTCTGATTGTTGCCTGTTGATGGCAATCGTATGTAGACAAGCCACGAGAGatccatcatcatgttgAGCTCCCGGGCTTCTTAGCCACTTGAGTGGGttcttccttggtcttcttcttgggacCGCTGAGGTCGAGCACCTACAGAGGCACGTTTAGCAACGGATTGAATCAAACGGCGAATCAACCACTTACCATGGCATGCCAGCCTTGTCCTGCAAGGGCCTCGGTGCTCAGGCCGATATCTCTGAAGCCAAAACACTTGTAGAATGGGATCGCGTACTGGATGCGTTAGAATCTAGAAGTTAGGGGGAACATACGTCAGAACTTACAGGTTGGCAGATCAATGCAACTCGGTCAGCCATGCCAGACTCGTTCATGAGCTGGAGATACGACGTCATCGCCGTCTTGCCAATGCCGACACCTTGGACCTCGGGGCACACGACAAAGGAATGGAGACAAATCGTTCTCCCCGTCGACTGGTGGCCCAGGGGTGAACCTTGACAAGCCGAAGGATCTCGCCAGTTCTCGGGCATGGCCATGTCGGCGTCGGTGACGACTGGGTGAGTTCCTAGGGTAGCTAGGATGTGGACAAACATGACATGCTTGGCATGGTCATAGCGGCCAGATTCGACAGGTCGGCTGTGCTGcagggtggtgatggtccAGTCCTTTGCATCACTTGGTCTGTATGTATTGAAGAGACCGTAGCAGACCCCGCCAGATTTGCGGATGCGGTACTCAATCTATGGCAACTGGTCAGCGGTGGTTCTAGAGGCGCAATCACATAGAGGACTGCGTGAGACGAGCATATGCCGTCTGGCTTACCTTTTCGGGCAGCGACCTGTGTCTTGGGTCGGAGAGCGCAGCGTTCTCGAGCGTGACACAGGTTGCAATGTCGTTCTCGGTCAGGGGCGAGAGCATCGGGGCCCAGTGGAATGGGATGACTTTCTTCAGAAGACCGGCTTCCGAGTTTCTCTTCTGGATTCTCAGCTGGGCAATGTTCCTTTTGGACGTGACCATCTCCTCGTCTGCGTCGCACGAGTCGTCGATGGCgccaccatcgtcgtccgTGTCCCTATCATCCGTGGCGCCTCCAGAGAAGATCATGTCTCTGGCGGCCGTGGCGAActcattcttcttttccatgCTGCTCATCTGGACGGTTGTGTGCGTTTGTGTTTCGTGTAGTAATCTCCTtgggatgagaagaagaagaaggtgacTTTCCGTAGAAGGAGTGCAACTAAAGGCACGGTCTTGTAGGTATGGAATGAGATGAGAGTCGGTGTTGGTGAGCCTTTTTCAAGGGTCAGGTCAGATCTGTTGCCGGGGTGGGTCTCTGATTTCTCGATTAACTCGTGCTGAGGCTGGGTTCCCCGTGGTCGAGGCTGTTCAGCTGGTGATATGATGATGTGATGAGAAGAAATGATGCTCGCCCGTGCGCTCGGTGGTTTACACAGGCTGAATGGCTTTGCCCTACTTGATATTCCCGGGAGTTGGGCTGGCTGATTGATGAGATGACCCCGGTGATAGGGGCCCAAAGGGGTGTTTGCCGATTGTATTGAGTCACTGAATCACGGCCTCGTTTGACTGGTGAAAGTGAATCAGCGTCATGGGACGGGAAAGAACTCTTGGGAATCCTGTTTGCTCGTCCACTCCAGGTGGACCCACGGCTACCGAGAGATCGGACGATGAGGCCGGCGCCGAGATGGACCAAGTGGAGTCCAAGCTTTGGTCGAGCCGCCGAGCCCGGTCGAAGTatgagatgatgagtttGAGGGTTCTAAAAAGGGttgatgcgatgcgatggatCTATGCGGGGGCGGCCGAGGAGCTTTGGAGTTTGGACTATCTTGGAGGGGGGTGTCGAATAGTTCTCCGTCTTCTCGTCAGGATGGGTTCATGAGAGCGGGGGAGAAGATCCGTCCATTCGTACTCTTTCCTCAAGCACATGACATAGCTACCTAGCTTAGAGTCATTCTCACCATGGTCGCGTGACTGCGGCGAAAGTAGGGACAAACAGAAAGCGGAAGTTTGCAGATTCTGTAACCACAAGGCAGCAACTGACAAACAAGACTGTTGCAGCGACCCGGTGACAATTGTGATGCTGTTGAGCTGGCCATGTAATCGGCCACGGGTCTCTAGGGTAGGCGGATTAGGTCACCTGCGCCAGCTTCAGCTTGGGCCGACTTCCTAACATCCATACAAGCAATGTCATGTCTGGAGCTCACTAGATTGCTCCACGACTTACACGCCATCCTGAAAATTTCAGATCCATGGATGTTACGCATATCGCCTAATATTCGTTGAGATTCTGGTATGCACGACACGAGCTTCAAGATCCAACCCACCAAGTCTCGCTTGCGACTTCAGGGTTTCAGTCCAGTTCCGGCATAACTGATGATACCCCGTACACCACTAACATTAAAGGCAACATAAGTCTGACAATTCCAGCTCTTTGGGTCCCCGGTCTTGGAATAAGACGGACGGGACTGCACAggcagctccagcaacaAACGGCAAAGCTCGGCCAAGACTGAACCAAGTCTTGTCGAATCGACAAGATCCCCCGAGTGACCCGGACAACGGGAACAGGGAACACAAGCCTCCAGCCTGCGAGGAGAGCTAGCGCTGCAGGAGATCGCTGTGCGCGTCCCCAGGACTCCCTGTCAACCTGGTCGATCAGCAGTTGGGGATCCCTGGATGGGGGAGTGTGACCAGGAGGCTCCCTGGAGCGGCAGCATCCGCATGCGATCTCAAGCGGCTCCAGTTGCAAATCACCAACAGCCGCGGGAGCGTACGCAACGGGCATTGGACGCTCGCACATGGCCGGGCATCGACGGCTGCGAAGTGTACCTGATCTGGTGCCCTGCTCCGCGGCCGGCTTGCACGCGGCAGGAGGAGTGTTTCTCGGGACCACCTGtgaggttgctgctgttggcaACGACTCTGGAGTATGGGCCTCGAGAAACCAGGGGAAGACGGGGTTCATGCCGAGCCGTCCTGCAGCAGTCACAGCTGGCCACTATGTAAGAGGCTTCCAGGCTGCGGCCGTGGGACAGGATACGACGATGCGTACGAATGCCCAGTTCTGTGAGGACAAGGGACCTGGCCGCACCAGAGTGAGCGATCTGTTGCTGGGCAGTCTCGTCAGCAGTGACCGACCTGACCTACCTGGAAGCCAATAGATGACCAAGGGCCTCCGTCGATTCGTCGtcagcatcatggcggcctcgtcgacgctgTCGCAGCCTGGTGCTCCGCTGTCATGCTCGCCCCCTGGGATCTGGGATTCGTCCATGAGCATCGGCTGGCTTCTGCCGGCTTCCAGGATCGGATCCGTGGCTGCAATAACGTGCGTGCAGGTCGACGAAAAGGTACAGTATATGCAGTTGCGGCCGTCCACAATCACGCCGAGTGGCATGGATACAAATGAAATGTTTGTTTGTGTAGGTAGCAATGTTATTCTTTGgggttgatgagctggacaGGAGGGAGCTCTCCAGCTGCTTGCTTACTTTAGTACTGCATCTCGAGTGCCGAGGTttccttgctcttggcgaTAAGAGTAGAAAACTCCGCCAGCATGACATTAAAAACATGACGTTATCCATGCAAGCTGACTCGCAATGTGCATGCTGTATTCTGGCAGCCCCTCCAACAGCACCGTCTCAGTGACCTATCCCCTAAAGGTTAGTGGCTTCTATCCCTAACGTTAAGCCGCGGGCGCTCAGACGCTTCTGTCGTCACCGCCGCTCGCCCCGAAAATCCGGCGACTTCTTGCCCAAAGTTGCCCCTCCGGCGCCCCTCACGACCTGAACGTACCTACCTTGAACCTCATCCAGCTTCCCCCGGCCAAGCCAGCTCCATCTGCACCTGCATCTACATCTCCATCTGATCTCGGGGGCGGAACAAACCAACCAACCTCCTGCAAAGTTctcaacttttttttttcttcttttcttgcaTCCCCATCCGCACCTTGTCCGTCCTCCCCAGGCCCCAAACTTTGGGTCTGGCTTTGTCTtgctctctctccctccctccacGATATCTACCTACCCTACCCAGTTACTTACCTAGGCAGCTGGGCCCTGTTAGCCACGTTCACGCAAGCACTCCTCACGAACCAGCCACTTTGCTAGTTACGTCTTTGACGTCTGCCTTGTGATTTCGACCGCACCTCAACTCCCCCCAAACTTCGATCTCACTCGCCTTGGCTAGCATAACCATAACTCCGAAATCTAGCGACAATGTTGGTGGTTTCTCATATACCTCTCCATTCATTTCTCAAGAGGCTAACTGCTGCTCGCAAACAGGCGCATCACCCTCAATATATTTAATCCCCAAGCTGGGGAGCAGGACAGCCTGCTTACACTCGAAATCTTCCCCGACATGACCTTGGCCACCCTCCGCGAGTCTATCCAGGCAGAATCAACCATCCCTCCGACCTCACAACACCTCTACCATAATGGCCGCCTAATCTCCGACGATGCCCAGACGATGGAGCAACACCAGATTAAGGATGGGGACATGCTGGCTCTGCACGTCCGTGACATGCGAGGCAGCACAGGCGTTCCAGAGCAAGCTCGGCGTCCTCAGCCTCGGAGACGAGGCGGCAATGAACAAGACCCCGAGCTTATTCGCCTTCAGATTTTGGGTCAACCTGCAGTGAGGGCGCAGCTCCAGAGACAGCACCCTGAGCTGGCCGCGGCCGTGGACAACCCAGCTCGCTTTGCCCAGATATTTCACGATAGCCAGGACCGAGAGCAGCGAGAGCGTATGGAGCGGCAACGAGAGATTGAGAGATTGAATGACGACCCCTTTAATGTCGAAAACCAGAGGAAGATTGAAGAAATGATCCGCCAGGAGCGAGTTATGGAGAACCTGCAAAATGCTATGGAGCACAACCCCGAGGGTAAGTCATGTTGGGATGAAAGGGTCGAAACCGGATGACTGACAAATCCATTTAGTCTTTGGACGAGTCCACATGCTCTACCTCGACGTGGCCGTGAACGGTCACAATGTCAAAGCCTTGGTGGATTCTGGAGCCCAGGCAACCATCATGTCTCCTGCTTGTGCCGAGGAATGTGGAATTATGCGTCTTGTTGATACCCGATTTGCTGGCGTTGCTCGTGGTGTGGGAACGGCCAACATCATCGGACGTGTCCACTCGGCCCAGATCAAGATTGGAAACCTCTTCCTGCCCTGCAGTTTCACTGTCATGGAGGGCAAGTCAGTCGATCTGctgctcggcctcgacatGCTGAAGCGATATCAGGCCACCAttgacttggccaaggacaagctgATCATCCAAGGCGAGGAGGTTCCTTTCCTGGGAGAGGCAGAGatccccaaggaggaggaggcagcaaTTGTACAGGAGCCTACCTTGCCTGGCCCCGACGGAACGACCATCGGACAACGCTCGGGTGCTGTTCTTCCTCCCGGTgaacagcaacagcaacagcaacctACGGCTGCCCCTCCACAGCCCGCGCCAGTCGCTGCTCCCGCTGCCCCCCCTGCTGCGCCTCCAGCTGCGGTCCCGGCCCAGCCTGCAGCTCCGAGGATACAGATTTCGCCGCAAGCTATTGAGAGCCTGGTATCAATGGGAGCTACGAGGGAGCAAGCGATCCAAGCACTCCAAGCAGCAGACGGCAACGCGGATGTGGCTGCCAGTTTGATCTTTTTCTAAACCCAACTTGATCCATGACATTTTTCAGAGCGTCACTACTAGCATGGGAGGGTATCAGGACCAGGATCAGGCCAGGACCAGGATGGAAAAGAACAAGCTTGGGCGTGGGCAGAATAATAATAGATGAAGGTTAAGCAACTCGCCGCGATGGGGGATAGATAAAGTCCAAGCCCACGCTCCGAGGGGGTTAGCATACAGGCTTTTGATGAACTCTGTGGCATGGCAGTCAGGAGCAACAAGAGAGGAAATGAAATTTATACGCCGTTTACGAAGAAATAAAATTGCACGATAGCTTTTGGTGCGGGTATCCCTCGCTGTGATAACTGTGTACAAGCCGTCTTCAACCCCCTTCTATCTTGTTCCTCATCGAATCTTGTAGACGCATGGCTTCAGGATGGAGGATTCGTTGACCTCTGGCTCCTCATCAACGGGGTCTATCCTGCGGATGATGCCCCTCTTCCCCTTGGGAGGCTCCTGAGGTTTCACACCCTTGCCCTTTGTGGGCGATGCACCCTTGATGAAGTGCATCTTGACAAACATCTTGTTGGATAGGTCAATAGCCGCGCGGTCCCCCTGAAGGACGAAACCGCGCGACTTGAGAACCTCGACGAATGCCGAAACATCAGTCTCCCGGCGGCGGTCATCCGCACCGTCCACCTCGACAGCCAAATCCTCGTCgttgtcggcatcgtcatcacccttgcccttgcccttcttgcccgCGGCCGCCTTCTTTCGATTTCCGACGCTGTGGACGACGGGGGCGTTCTTGTTCCGGATAGGCCCGAACCGgctcttgatctcggcaACCCAGAGCTCGCCCTTCCAGTGCAGGATGCGGTAGGCCTCCTCGATGAAGTCGACCCAGTTGGTGCCCATCAGGGCAAGGCAGAAGACAGCGACGTTGACGGAGCCATCAGCAAGAGGTAGGTTTGCAATATCGGCCTTGGTAACAAGAGGGCTGGGGCTTTGGAGATCGAAGCTCTTGACGTTGACGCGGAGCTTCTTGCCATCGGCTTGAAGAGCCTCAGCGAGGCGAGCGTCGCCGCAGCCGAGGTCGGCGATGGTGCACTCCTGCTGAGTACGGGGCAACGGCATCTTGGCGAGGGGCGTAGGAGGGGCGCCGGGCCTCCCCTTGCCCGGCTGGCGGACCTTGCCACGGGAGCGGATGTCCTGGAGGAAGCTGTCGACGGGGTTCTCGGGCCAGACCTTGACCTGTCGACGGAAGCCCTCGTGGTACTCGTCAAACATCTCGGGAGAGTCCTGGAAGAGCTGGTACGCTTCTTCGGATGGCTTCGTGTAGAGCGTCTCATTAAGGTGTCGGAATCGTGCTGAGATGAGCTTCTCTCTCATGGAGGCTTGAAGGGGGGTGAGCTTGGGAGGAGCGGGAGGCAGAGGTGttgccttggcgatggcgtcgtTCTTTGCTGATGTGGGAGCAGGCTCTCCTTGGTTGACATCCTTGTCTTCtgcgggcttcttcttttgcttctgcttcttttccttcttgctcttgggctGGAAATCTCCATTCTTTTCACCCTGCTTGCTGTTGTCCTGAGGttgctcatcatcaccgcGCTTCcccttgccctccttcttctgccgCTTGGCAGACTTATCGGGCTTGggaggagcttcaggcttcTTGCCCTCAATGACTGATTCCCACAGGTCGGCCACGGTTGAGGATGTGACGTTTTCCGTAGctgcagcagcggcggcggcagcgttgttgcgcttgcgcttctttgACTTTGTGCCGGGGGCGCTGTTGTTGTTTGCTGAAGGCGCTTCAGCCTTGAGCGTGTCTGCTGACACGGACCATCCTGGTACCGCGAACATTTTCAAGGTTTGTTGGTTTTGATgttgttcaagatgaagtcgTGGTGAACAAACGGTTTGTAGGAAATTTGACGTCTGAACTTTTTTTGCTTCGAGGTACGCACCCCAAGCTTACCGCAAGTAGGCATCTCACTGTATCAATCTCAAGTCGGCACCTGGCCCGTGCGCCTTGACCTACAACACCACATGAACCTCGAGTGGGAGACAGAAGAAAGACAAGATGAGAGTTGAATAAATACCATgatttattttaaaaaaaaattggCATAATTACCAGAAAGGATCATTCAGAAATGGCAATGCTTTGAAACTTAATCTAGGGGTGTTTTAATTATCGCGTTGGCCTGACCCTTATGAGTCCGTTTGTTACAAGCACTCTCATATAGTTCCAGGCAGGCCAAATAGCAACATAAGCATAATGGGTCCTATCAACTGACTTTAGTATCTCTAATTCATCTTATATTTTGAGTATCTTTGTATTGGCACACTGGATTGTCCACTTGCCCTCATGGAGCGTCTCAATTTTAAATGCATGGCTTACATCACATTAACACATGCTAAGCAACAAAAGAATAacttctctccatctcatATTCGCCAGTTTGGTTAGATACTTTCAATTCTCCTCAGACTGGCTTTGATTATGCCATGACGGCTTAATGAAGATGACTAAGTGTATCATGCTTGTCTATAAAATAATCTGGAGGGACTGTATCCTTATTCGCATTCCATGGTGTGTTGTGATTATGACCTTTCTTTTGCTCTTTGTGTATTGAGAGATAGTGGTTTATTCTTAGTTCAGAGCTCCAGTTAAGACACCTAACTtctcagctcaaggccgtTGACGTGAAGGGACAGGGAACAACATTGAACACACGGAAAAAGGTGAGTTGACCAAGCCAAAAAGCCAAGTAAGCTGGGTGATGGTCTTCACGCACCTGGGGTGACAGGTTGTCGTACAGCTCCAGTTCCTCTGGGAACTTGAGACAAAGCGCATAATGGCCAAGAGCTTCTCGATGCTCTCGaccgtcttggccttgaaagCCCGTCCCTTCCCCGAAATAGACTGGCTCCTTGGTGAGAACTCGTCACACCTCCTTACGCGGTGGAAATGCCATGAGCCGCATGGCTGTGCTATTTAGGACAGCGGGTGCGTGCAGAAGCCTGCTCACAGCGGGTATTGAGACATTATGTAAAAGAAGGAGTCACTGGAGGCGGGAAGATCAGTCGATGAGCCCTGATAAACGATCGCGAGTTGCTGGCGATCGAGAATCCGATCGCAGTGTGAAACCCCCGGACGCCCGACAAGCCATGGAGCGACTTGGCTTGCTGCGAAGTGGGAATGGCACCAATACTCGAGGAGCAGAGGATACCCGCCTGATGCATGGTTCCGGATCATGGGCGTCGCTTCCCGCGAGCAGCCATGCTCTAGGCGCTTCATCTGAACACGAGGCGCGACTTCAGCTTATTCCTGGAGCATGTATGAGCGGGGGTGGCCTCCGAAGCCCTTGACCGGACACAACAGTTATACAGCTGCCACAGCGCCACAACACGAGGACTTCATAGTACTTGCTTGAATcaactcagtctttgaagcTGGAAGCCAGGAACATCCTCTGTCTTGCAGCATGGCGGTCTGTAAAGATGGCCCCCAAAAGACACGGCATGCAAACTGGGTAATCCCAAGTTGCAGAATTGGGGTTAGTTGCCCACTCATCAAGGTCCATCTCGAAGACTGTGGTGCTCTGCAGCTCTCTTCCTGGGCAAGGGCTCGTACTCGTGGAACAGGCACGCAACGTACGGGGCGCAGGTATACCTGTCGGTAGGCCCCCAAAGCTCTTGTTTTGCCACAGCCTTCTTCAATGGCGGCGTCTGTACTACCGCGGCTTGGTAGATGAGGCAAGTTCTTGAGACCAACGACTGGGTCTAAGACATGTCTTCGCATCGTTCGTCGAGAACTTTCGAGCTCGATCGTGATGGAAACATCAGAAGCGCAGTTCTGCGTCAAAGAAGCGGCGGCATGCCCCTCCAACACCGGTTCACGGCATGGTGGCTTGCCGGGACAAGATCCCAATGGCGGGCAACGCCGGGGTTGGGATGAAAGGACCTGGGCTACACCTTCACGGCCTGAAGATCAGGCAGAGAACCGGGCAAGGGGGGCcttttggtgttgagtcGGGTTGCTCAGAGGCAGTGTGTCTGGTGAGGTCGTACATTGTGCGTGAAAGACATGATGCGTTCAAAGGATCTGGGCAGGACCAGAAACGAGGAATGTGTAACGGTATGTTTTGTTTGTGTTACACAGGTGCTCTTGAACTGGTACTGTAGCTGCATTCAGACTTAGCGCTCGAGTAGGAGGGCAAGACTATGAGGGCGCATAGAAACGTCGGTTCATGGTGTACAGGAACCCATGGCAGGACGAGGCGCAGATCAACAGGCTAGCAATGTCCCAGTCAACAATAGATTCAACAACGGTTGATATCCATCATAAGCAGCGGACGAGGGAAGTGAACAAAGGTCAAGAACTAGGATACCATAGTAGGTAGGTAGTAGAGGTAGTGCAACGCACGGAGGAGGTTGCTAATAAGGTTTTGGCAGCCGTTCGGAGGGTCCGCGGGCGGGAGGGGAACCCGTCCGAGAAGGGCCCGACCGACGGTACTGTAGGTGGAAGGAGCTCGGCCAAGTCACTTCCGAGAAAAGGGCCCAAGATGTACGAAAAACCATTCGCCAATCTTTTTACGTACTGTAACGTTAGTTGGGGAGTcggcctcaagctcgagttgAGAGCAGCGGTCTAAGGTCGTGGTGGTGTGTGGGAGACGCCCAGTCCGTCATAAGGCCTTATTTAGGGCTGGAATTGCCAGAAAAAGAGCCCACAGGGCACTGTGTATGAGCAgaggaggagccagaggGGTGTCGTGCTCACCAACGGGCTTGATTTGGGGGCTTGTGGCTGCATTGCATTGCGTCCACTGCTCCATGACGAGGGCAGATATAGCACCGTTGACTGGAGAGAGGGCACTGTCCCGCGCAGTCAGTGCTGCTCATCTCAAGATACGGGCCCTGCCCTGCCGGCTCTGATACCTGCAGTTACCATGTGCGTACGGAGCCTTCGGCAGCCAGCAAGCCCCAGGCGCAAGGAGAGCGGCATCTTAGATGCCGGGTCCTAGATGGACGAATGGAGATCGGCATGGCCGGGTTAAGGTTGGGCCAGGGAACGCCCCAGGGTGTCGCACTGGGCAATGGCGGCGTTAAGCTTGTGATCGCTAAGTCCTGACAGCAACCGCCGGATTGTATTGTTTCCCCGTGCGTCTAGggtttgatgatggcttcgaCCTTGTTGTCAATGCTCTTTACTTTTCAGGTAGACCGGTGTCAGAAAAAGGCGTAATCTGAGACGGTCTTGCTGGTTGGCAGGGCAGGAGAGAAGCAACAATGCCTTTATCTGCGTCACTCTCCGTTGAGAAACGGGAAACGGATACTTCGGGTCTGATGCCGGCCGGGGGTGCTCGAACGATAGGCCCGCCTTAGTACTGCAACGCCGCCAGCAGGACAGGGTTGTCCTTAGACTTGAAGGACTGTCTCTCCCCTCTCTGCAATGCAATGGATGCATGAGGAATCCACTTCCACGTTAAATGAGTGGCAGTTCTGATGCCGTCGAGTCGGCGGTACCTGTCTCTTGGAAGCTTTGGGGTCGTGCTAAGGCGAGCGGTGGGAGTTTTAGTGCCTTGGCCCTGGCGCGCCTGCAGATTGTCAAGCGGCAGTTTTGGCCCAAGCTATCCCCATGTCATGTCCATACTGTATCTGGGTTTCCCATCCGGTGGTGCATCTGGCCTGGTGGTGATTTTCAAGTTTCATCTACTGGGGATAGCGGCCTTTGTTACTAATAGGACTGATTAGCGCATGTACCTTGGGTTGCAGAGGCTCGTACGGGCTGTGGACTCGACTATGCCTCTTGTAGTTTGCCCGTCTTGATACCTCGAGTGCCGATGGAGTGGGATTGAGTCTGGATTACGGATATATGGCCTTGAACCGAGGCATCTCCTCTTTCATAGACGAGAGAAACGAATTGCTTTATTCCCCTCTTTCACTGCACCTAATCTcacttcctctcctctctgtCTGTTCCATGGTGGTGTCTCTCAGTTGTCTTTCCGTGACACCCACTGCACTGCGCCGCTGTGCCCCGTCCTCCCTGGTCTGGCCGCCTTCCATTTCAATTTTGAGCCTCGAGGCGGTAAATAAAGTCTGAGAGTGGGAAGGAAGGAGGTACCCTGCGTGCCTGAGGAGGTGCATCCCGCTCTTGCCCACCTCATCGAGCCAGCCTGATCTGAGAATAGCCGGCCTTTCCCCTCCGCATTAACACGtccttcctcttccatccttgaTTTTGAACatctccttcacctccaaTCTTCACTCTCAAGGCTCCAGTAACGCCTTTCTTACCAACACGAGCTGGTTTTCGTCTGTGTGCTTGAACTCATCCGGTGTCTGGCTTGACACTGTGTACCTTCCCTATTCGggacgcca
This window encodes:
- a CDS encoding Ribosomal RNA-processing protein 8; the encoded protein is MFAVPGWSVSADTLKAEAPSANNNSAPGTKSKKRKRNNAAAAAAAATENVTSSTVADLWESVIEGKKPEAPPKPDKSAKRQKKEGKGKRGDDEQPQDNSKQGEKNGDFQPKSKKEKKQKQKKKPAEDKDVNQGEPAPTSAKNDAIAKATPLPPAPPKLTPLQASMREKLISARFRHLNETLYTKPSEEAYQLFQDSPEMFDEYHEGFRRQVKVWPENPVDSFLQDIRSRGKVRQPGKGRPGAPPTPLAKMPLPRTQQECTIADLGCGDARLAEALQADGKKLRVNVKSFDLQSPSPLVTKADIANLPLADGSVNVAVFCLALMGTNWVDFIEEAYRILHWKGELWVAEIKSRFGPIRNKNAPVVHSVGNRKKAAAGKKGKGKGDDDADNDEDLAVEVDGADDRRRETDVSAFVEVLKSRGFVLQGDRAAIDLSNKMFVKMHFIKGASPTKGKGVKPQEPPKGKRGIIRRIDPVDEEPEVNESSILKPCVYKIR
- a CDS encoding N-acetyltransferase domain-containing protein produces the protein MSSMEKKNEFATAARDMIFSGGATDDRDTDDDGGAIDDSCDADEEMVTSKRNIAQLRIQKRNSEAGLLKKVIPFHWAPMLSPLTENDIATCVTLENAALSDPRHRSLPEKIEYRIRKSGGVCYGLFNTYRPSDAKDWTITTLQHSRPVESGRYDHAKHVMFVHILATLGTHPVVTDADMAMPENWRDPSACQGSPLGHQSTGRTICLHSFVVCPEVQGVGIGKTAMTSYLQLMNESGMADRVALICQPYAIPFYKCFGFRDIGLSTEALAGQGWHAMVLDLSGPKKKTKEEPTQVAKKPGSST
- a CDS encoding DNA damage-inducible protein 1, with the translated sequence MRITLNIFNPQAGEQDSLLTLEIFPDMTLATLRESIQAESTIPPTSQHLYHNGRLISDDAQTMEQHQIKDGDMLALHVRDMRGSTGVPEQARRPQPRRRGGNEQDPELIRLQILGQPAVRAQLQRQHPELAAAVDNPARFAQIFHDSQDREQRERMERQREIERLNDDPFNVENQRKIEEMIRQERVMENLQNAMEHNPEVFGRVHMLYLDVAVNGHNVKALVDSGAQATIMSPACAEECGIMRLVDTRFAGVARGVGTANIIGRVHSAQIKIGNLFLPCSFTVMEGKSVDLLLGLDMLKRYQATIDLAKDKLIIQGEEVPFLGEAEIPKEEEAAIVQEPTLPGPDGTTIGQRSGAVLPPGEQQQQQQPTAAPPQPAPVAAPAAPPAAPPAAVPAQPAAPRIQISPQAIESLVSMGATREQAIQALQAADGNADVAASLIFF
- a CDS encoding Orotate phosphoribosyltransferase, with translation MSQLAPYKQDFLQAAIAGEILKFGSFELKSKRISPYFFNAGLFHTARLAGTIATAFAKSIAEAQQQTGLDFDIIFGPAYKGIPLASSIAVKLGELAPENLDRVSYSFDRKEAKDHGEGGNIVGAPLKGKKILIVDDVITAGTAKREAIDKIRKEGGIVVGIVVALDRMEKLPATDGDESKPGPSAIGELRKEYGIPIFAILTLDDIIAGMKSFASEDDIKRTEEYRLKYKASD